In Oryza sativa Japonica Group chromosome 2, ASM3414082v1, the following are encoded in one genomic region:
- the LOC136355211 gene encoding uncharacterized protein: MRRELLAAVPTHKAARKARWSEVKLTFDQSDHLTMLARGEKLALVVSPTIHNVRMKRVLVDEGASLSIISPAAFDALKAPGMKLQPSLPIIGVTPGHTWPLGHVELPFMAATHYVYLQMKMPGPSGPITVFGDVKIALACTEQSADNLAVATEPQAREASASRASKKRLASADEESALVSFLWANSDVFAWKPSDMPEVPREVIEHRLAVRPDARPIRQKVRRQAPEQQAFIREEVARLLEADFIREYIHPEWLANSVVVPKANGKLWMCINYTDLNKACPKDPFPLPHRSDSRLHYGVRPFVFSRCLLWVSPDPHG, translated from the exons tctggccgccgTTCCAACCCACAAAGCGGCTCGAAAGGCGCGCTGGTCGGAGGTGAAGCTCACCTTTGACCAGAGCGACCATCTGACAATGCTCGCTCGAGGTGAGAAGTTGGCCCTCGTGGTCTCCCCGACCATTCACAACGTCAGGATGAAGCGCGTCCTGGTTGACGAGGGAGCCAGCCTGAGCATCATCTCCCCAGCCGCCTTCGACGCgctcaaggccccggggatgaagCTCCAGCCGTCGCTGCCGATCATCGGCGTGACTCCGGGACACACGTGGCCCCTCGGCCACGTCGAGCTCCCG ttcatggccgccacCCACTACgtctacctccagatgaagatgccgggccctaGTGGTCCCATCACCGTCTTTGGCGATGTCAAAATCGCCCTCGCCTGCACGGAGCAAAGCGCCGACAACCTAGCGGTGGCCACGGAACCACAGGCCCGAGAGGCCTCCGCGTCCCGCGCCTCCAAGAAGCGCCTCGCCTCGGCTGATGAG gaaagcgcgctcgtctccttcctgtgGGCAAATTccgacgtcttcgcatggaagCCGTCGGACATGCCCgaggtccccagggaggtgatcgagcaccgCCTCGCCGTGAGGCCGGATGCGCGACCCATCCGGCAAAAAGTGCGGCGTCAAGCCCCGGAGCAACAGGCCTTCATCCGAGAGGAAGTGGCGCGGCTCCTAGAGGCCGACTTCATCCGCGAGTatatccatccggagtggctggcgaactcGGTGGTTGTCCCGAAGGCCAACGGCAAGCTCTGGATGTGCATCAACTAcacagacctcaacaaggcatgcccTAAAGATCCCTTCCCTTTACCACACAGATCAGATAGTCGACTCCACtacggggtgcgaccttttgtgttttctagatgcctACTCTGGGTATCACCAGATCCGCATGGctag